The Danio rerio strain Tuebingen ecotype United States chromosome 10, GRCz12tu, whole genome shotgun sequence genome contains a region encoding:
- the setd1ba gene encoding histone-lysine N-methyltransferase SETD1B-A isoform X8: MSRPGERNKLNEDHGRRQSSSLANGMDNSHPICSSGEKRSHHWRSYKLIIDPALKKGSHKVYRYDGHQFSTPSFGMSPVDIVRDPRIGRLWTKYKETDLPVPKFKIDECYVGRVPPKEVTFAKLNDNVREGFLTDMCKKFGDIEEVEILYNPKNKKHLGIAKVVFETVKAAKDAVQNLHNTSVMGNIIHVELDPKGENRQRYFQRLINGSYTPLTLPVGGEEACDVSPRSLAEALMACEPSRRLFEGGSSVVAGTTPSGTNTPMSLDTAYSSLRQDTPQSQGTPHTPRPSGTPFSQDSSYSSRQGTPAFQANRAESSGGYKSRRHETKFQDAYNRRPERRYVHGPTQRGNTEQPPSFKQHQPPEPPSPAFTHTPPPPTSANFKTAYSQYQPPIPQEYTVASYHQPVQRELDYRRPPQAPPPPSTDFLPVRDRPTTPPIPEPPPAPETQPTTPPSSTPEPCPSPTQESERNSLDSRIEMLLKPFLNERGDSDAEVRMDGSPISSSSSQLSPIPPQRPSRPSSTGLEDISPTPLPDSEDDEPIRGTASLLANSRGMSPTNMHSKSCVGEPRTAIDKMDTGHQSSGEDMEISDDEMPGTPIASGDCDKNIVVNSALSLIQTIPMPPPGFPPLPHAAGFPLPPHHLPHHSTVSHLPSHHPMLHPLHSYGMMHFLPVDLLSSLPQLLQMPFQMQTQMLSRMAQSQHPYAYPYPAPSANPAAMPFGGPYPPLSVVSAPADTLHGQPWPLPSMPQFNPAVPPPGYEPQKEDPHKATIDGVLMAIVKELKAIMKKDLNRKMVEVVAFRKFDEWWDKQELSAKATLTPVKTGEGKDEEKERAKPKETMSSHLPWNKGEGLGFEGMGLGIGLRGIRLPSFKVKRKQPPEPTSTSDNKRVRPSTPVDDELEDEESERMGRTDGSRVDPAGSSSKRRPARPLELDSEGEEEEETSGKEESSLSDHEEEPVDDASERLSSGKDLEEEDEKKSESHSSESESSDSSDDEASSSSSSKSGSDSSGSESSSDYESSSEEEEEEEEEEERIVGMDDEEDVDARTSTSSSTTSTSSSDEEEVVEVKAPSTPTGPPPEEEPNELGRLEAVDEAEIDHKPSMVSLIKTKVEEVRPPSPKGLPADELDVDLEVKIPVPKTEASLEEVGNLRPPTPTDDTPSKKKLVRSKNKKGIQDSEEPQVTLIEASSLPELPVNNQYPDLPSESIKEEDGEPAFSEKEESQVPTIIPKVEETSFYVEEPIQKTRRQRRGWQELLLSMHSPVASPRRPSFMPRSDFEEMTILYDIWNDGIDEEDIRYLKITYDKMLQQDNAHDWLNDTLWVHHPPTNMGSATGVKKKRKEDGIRDHVTGCARSEGYYKIDKKDKMKYLNSSRLQSEEPDVDTQGKSIPAQPQVSTRAGSERRSEQRRLLSSFSCDSDLLKFNQLKFRKKKIRFCRSHIHDWGLFAMEPIAADEMVIEYVGQNIRQVIADMREKRYEDEGIGSSYMFRVDHDTIIDATKCGNFARFINHSCNPNCYAKVITVESQKKIVIYSRQPINVNEEITYDYKFPIEDEKIPCLCGAENCRGTLN; encoded by the exons ATGTCCAGACCTGGAGAAAGAAATAAGCTAAATGAAGATCACGGTAGAAGACAGAGTTCAA GTTTGGCGAACGGAATGGACAACAGCCATCCTATCTGCAGTTCGGGAGAGAAACGAAGTCATCATTGGAGAAGTTACAAGTTGATTATTGACCCAGCGTTGAAAAAGGGTTCGCACAAAGTGTACCGCTACGATGGACATCAATTCAGCACGCCG AGCTTTGGAATGTCACCCGTGGACATCGTCCGAGATCCGAGAATCGGTCGTCTGTGGACTAAGTACAAGGAGACTGATCTCCCGGTTCCTAAATTTAAG ATCGACGAGTGTTACGTCGGCCGTGTTCCCCCGAAGGAGGTCACGTTCGCGAAACTCAATGACAACGTCAGAGAGGGATTCCTCACCGACATGTGCAAGAAGTTCGGCGACATCGAGGAGGTGGAAATATTGTACAATCCGAAGAACAAAAAACATCTCGGAATAGCTAAAGTTGTTTTCGAAACCGTCAAGGCGGCGAAAGATGCTGTCCAGAACTTGCACAACACGTCTGTCATGGGAAACATCATCCACGTGGAGCTGGACCCTAAAG GTGAAAATCGCCAGAGGTACTTCCAGCGTCTTATCAATGGAAGTTATACTCCGCTCACTCTTCCAGTCGGTGGCGAAGAGGCCTGTGATGTTTCTCCACGCAGCTTGGCTGAAGCCCTgatg GCTTGCGAGCCCTCCAGAAGACTGTTCGAAGGCGGTTCGTCTGTAGTCGCAGGCACAACACCGAGTGGCACCAACACACCCATGTCCCTGGATACAGCCTACTCCAGCCTAAGGCAGGATACGCCCCAGTCGCAAGGCACCCCGCACACCCCACGCCCATCAGGCACCCCGTTCTCTCAGGACTCCAGCTACTCCAGCAGGCAGGGCACGCCAGCGTTCCAAGCCAACCGTGCCGAATCATCAGGAGGCTACAAATCGAGGAGACATGAAACCAAATTCCAGGATGCCTACAACCGTAGACCAGAAAGGCGATATGTCCATGGACCCACGCAACGTGGTAACACAGAACAGCCGCCTAGTTTTAAGCAGCATCAACCACCTGAGCCGCCATCGCCTGCATTCACGCACACGCCGCCGCCACCTACCAGTgcaaattttaaaactgcttattcCCAATATCAACCCCCAATTCCCCAAGAGTACACAGTAGCCTCCTACCACCAGCCTGTTCAGCGGGAATTGGATTACAGAAGACCACCTCAAGCTCCGCCTCCCCCAAGCACTGACTTCCTGCCTGTCAGAGACAGACCCACAACTCCACCAATCCCTGAGCCTCCTCCTGCTCCAGAGACCCAACCAACGACACCTCCGTCTTCCACACCAGAGCCCTGTCCATCGCCTACCCAAGAGTCTGAGCGTAACAGCCTAGACTCCCGTATAGAAATGCTCCTGAAGCCCTTCCTGAATGAGCGCGGAGACTCGGATGCTGAGGTGCGGATGGATGGGAGCCCGATCTCCTCCTCGTCATCCCAGCTGTCCCCAATCCCACCCCAGCGACCCTCGCGGCCTTCAAGCACTGGTCTGGAGGACATCAGCCCAACTCCGCTGCCTGATTCAGAAGATGATGAACCGATCCGTGGTACTGCTTCACTGTTGGCAAACTCAAGGGGTATGTCACCCACCAACATGCACAGTAAAAGCTGTGTGGGAGAACCACGGACGGCCATTGACAAAATGGACACG ggTCATCAGTCTTCAGGTGAAGACATGGAGATATCTGACGATGAGATGCCTGGCACGCCGATCGCCAGCGGGGACTGTGACAAAAACATTGTGGTCAACTCAGCATTGTCTCTAATACAGACCATCCCCATGCCTCCACCAGGGTTTCCCCCGCTGCCCCATGCGGCTGGTTTCCCCCTACCGCCGCACCACCTTCCACACCATTCAACCGTTTCCCACTTGCCTAGCCATCACCCGATGCTCCACCCACTGCACTCTTATGGCATGATGCATTTTTTACCTGTAGATCTGCTTAGCTCTTTACCACAGTTGCTCCAGATGCCCTTTCAGATGCAGACTCAAATGCTGAGTCGCATGGCACAGAGCCAGCATCCGTACGCTTACCCGTACCCTGCTCCCAGTGCCAATCCTGCCGCCATGCCATTTGGGGGTCCGTATCCACCATTGTCAGTGGTTAGCGCTCCTGCAGACACGCTCCATGGGCAACCATGGCCACTACCCAGCATGCCCCAATTTAACCCCGCTGTTCCCCCACCTGGCTACGAGCCCCAGAAGGAAGACCCGCACAAAGCCACCATAGATGGAGTGCTGATGGCTATCGTCAAAGAGCTGAAGGCCATCATGAAGAAAGATCTCAACCGCAAGATGGTGGAAGTGGTGGCCTTCAGGAAGTTTGATGAGTGGTGGGACAAACAGGAGCTTTCGGCAAAG GCTACACTTACACCTGTGAAAACAGGTGAGGGCAAAGACGAGGAGAAAGAACGGGCCAAACCCAAAGAGACAATGTCCTCGCATTTACCCTGGAATAAGGGCGAGGGTCTGGGCTTTGAGGGAATGGGTCTCGGCATCGGCCTGCGTGGCATTCGATTACCGTCCTTTAAG GTTAAGAGGAAACAGCCCCCTGAACCGACATCCACCAGTGACAACAAAAGGGTCCGGCCATCCACACCTGTCGACGATGAGCTGGAGGATGAAG AGTCAGAAAGAATGGGTCGCACGGACGGATCCAGAGTGGATCCAGCTGGTTCTTCTTCTAAACGAAGACCAGCCAGGCCTCTGGAGCTGGACAGCGaaggtgaggaggaggaggaaacaTCTGGTAAAGAGGAGTCGTCACTTTCAGATCATGAAGAAGAGCCAGTGGACGATGCATCTGAAAGGTTGTCCTCTGGCAAG GATTTGGAGGAAGAGGATGAAAAGAAGAGCGAATCGCACTCCAGCGAGAGTGAATCGTCTGACTCATCAGATGATG AAGCTTCCAGCTCATCGTCCTCCAAATCTGGTTCTGATTCCTCAGGGAGCGAGAGCTCATCTGACTATGAATCAAGttcagaggaggaagaggaagaggaggaagaagaagagcgAATAGTGGGAATGGATGATGAAGAGGATGTGGATGCACGAACCTCAACGTCTTCATCAACTACTTCTACTTCATCCTCTGATGAAGAGGAGGTTGTTGAGGTAAAAGCCCCCAGTACCCCCACAGGACCACCCCCAGAAGAGGAACCCAATGAGCTAGGCAGACTGGAGGCTGTAGATGAAGCAGAGATCGATCACAAACCTAGTATGGTGAGCTTAATCAAGACAAAAGTTGAGGAGGTGCGACCCCCTTCACCCAAAGGATTGCCAG CTGACGAACTAGACGTTGATCTGGAGGTGAAAATTCCAGTGCCCAAAACTGAAGCCAGTCTGGAGGAAGTTGGTAACTTGCGTCCACCAACCCCAACAG ATGATACTCCGTCAAAGAAGAAACTGGTACGCTCTAAGAATAAAAAAGGGATTCAAGATTCTGAAGAGCCTCAAGTTACTTTAATAGAGGCCTCTTCACTTCCAGAGCTCCCAGTCAATAACCAATACCCAGACCTTCCTTCAGAATCCATCAAAGAAGAAGATGGTGAACCCGCATTCTCTGAGAAAGAAGAAAGCCAAGTGCCGACGATCATACCCAAGGTTGAGGAGACGTCTTTTTATGTTGAGGAACCAATTCAGAAGACGCGGCGACAGAGACGGGGCTGGCAGGAGTTGTTGTTGTCTATGCACTCGCCTGTCGCTTCACCACGCCGTCCCAGCTTCATGCCCCGCTCTGACTTTGAGGAGATGACCATATTGTATGACATCTGGAATGATGGCATTGACGAAGAGGACATCCGATACCTTAAGATCACCTACGACAAAATGCTTCAGCAAGATAATGCCCATGACTGGCTCAACGACACCCTCTGGGTCCACCATCCTC CTACCAACATGGGCAGTGCAACAGGGGTGAAGAAGAAGCGGAAAGAAGATGGTATACGTGATCATGTCACGGGCTGCGCCCGCAGCGAGGGTTACTACAAAATCGACAAGAAAGACAAAATGAAATACCTGAACAGCTCACGCTTGCAGTCTGAAGAGCCGGATGTGGACACTCAG GGAAAGAGTATACCAGCGCAGCCCCAAGTGTCCACCAGAGCAGGTTCAGAGCGGCGGTCCGAACAGCGGCGCTTGCTGTCGTCCTTCAGCTGTGACAGTGATCTCCTCAAGTTCAACCAGCTCAAG TTTCGTAAGAAGAAGATCCGCTTCTGTAGAAGTCACATTCATGACTGGGGATTGTTTGCCATGGAGCCTATTGCTGCTGATGAGATGGTTATTGAATACGTTGGCCAGAATATCCGACAG GTTATTGCAGACATGCGAGAGAAGCGCTATGAGGACGAAGGCATCGGTAGCAGCTACATGTTTCGTGTGGATCATGACACCATTATAGACGCAACCAAATGTGGCAACTTCGCTCGATTCATCAATCACAGTTGCAAT CCAAACTGTTATGCCAAGGTCATCACTGTGGAGTCGCAGAAAAAGATCGTCATATACTCCCGGCAGCCAATCAATGTTAACGAGGAGATCACCTACGACTACAAGTTCCCCATCGAGGACGAGAAGATACCGTGCCTGTGTGGTGCCGAGAACTGCAGGGGAACGTTGAACTAA
- the setd1ba gene encoding histone-lysine N-methyltransferase SETD1B-A isoform X5: MSRPGERNKLNEDHGRRQSSSLANGMDNSHPICSSGEKRSHHWRSYKLIIDPALKKGSHKVYRYDGHQFSTPSFGMSPVDIVRDPRIGRLWTKYKETDLPVPKFKIDECYVGRVPPKEVTFAKLNDNVREGFLTDMCKKFGDIEEVEILYNPKNKKHLGIAKVVFETVKAAKDAVQNLHNTSVMGNIIHVELDPKGENRQRYFQRLINGSYTPLTLPVGGEEACDVSPRSLAEALMACEPSRRLFEGGSSVVAGTTPSGTNTPMSLDTAYSSLRQDTPQSQGTPHTPRPSGTPFSQDSSYSSRQGTPAFQANRAESSGGYKSRRHETKFQDAYNRRPERRYVHGPTQRGNTEQPPSFKQHQPPEPPSPAFTHTPPPPTSANFKTAYSQYQPPIPQEYTVASYHQPVQRELDYRRPPQAPPPPSTDFLPVRDRPTTPPIPEPPPAPETQPTTPPSSTPEPCPSPTQESERNSLDSRIEMLLKPFLNERGDSDAEVRMDGSPISSSSSQLSPIPPQRPSRPSSTGLEDISPTPLPDSEDDEPIRGTASLLANSRGMSPTNMHSKSCVGEPRTAIDKMDTGHQSSGEDMEISDDEMPGTPIASGDCDKNIVVNSALSLIQTIPMPPPGFPPLPHAAGFPLPPHHLPHHSTVSHLPSHHPMLHPLHSYGMMHFLPVDLLSSLPQLLQMPFQMQTQMLSRMAQSQHPYAYPYPAPSANPAAMPFGGPYPPLSVVSAPADTLHGQPWPLPSMPQFNPAVPPPGYEPQKEDPHKATIDGVLMAIVKELKAIMKKDLNRKMVEVVAFRKFDEWWDKQELSAKATLTPVKTGEGKDEEKERAKPKETMSSHLPWNKGEGLGFEGMGLGIGLRGIRLPSFKVKRKQPPEPTSTSDNKRVRPSTPVDDELEDEESERMGRTDGSRVDPAGSSSKRRPARPLELDSEGEEEEETSGKEESSLSDHEEEPVDDASERLSSGKDLEEEDEKKSESHSSESESSDSSDDEASSSSSSKSGSDSSGSESSSDYESSSEEEEEEEEEEERIVGMDDEEDVDARTSTSSSTTSTSSSDEEEVVEVKAPSTPTGPPPEEEPNELGRLEAVDEAEIDHKPSMVSLIKTKVEEVRPPSPKGLPADELDVDLEVKIPVPKTEASLEEVGNLRPPTPTGSFADSDQDTRPKIPTEDFPRTPGHEGPVPLESETTVPRSLPTPSMHLPLPPSHVPDPQSLLPPPETLPDMPVRGRLPTEEDIPRTPGRDLMDRARGLGKLQSTDTVPVTPGSDTPLTDDTPSKKKLVRSKNKKGIQDSEEPQVTLIEASSLPELPVNNQYPDLPSESIKEEDGEPAFSEKEESQVPTIIPKVEETSFYVEEPIQKTRRQRRGWQELLLSMHSPVASPRRPSFMPRSDFEEMTILYDIWNDGIDEEDIRYLKITYDKMLQQDNAHDWLNDTLWVHHPPTNMGSATGVKKKRKEDGIRDHVTGCARSEGYYKIDKKDKMKYLNSSRLQSEEPDVDTQGKSIPAQPQVSTRAGSERRSEQRRLLSSFSCDSDLLKFNQLKFRKKKIRFCRSHIHDWGLFAMEPIAADEMVIEYVGQNIRQVIADMREKRYEDEGIGSSYMFRVDHDTIIDATKCGNFARFINHSCNPNCYAKVITVESQKKIVIYSRQPINVNEEITYDYKFPIEDEKIPCLCGAENCRGTLN, encoded by the exons ATGTCCAGACCTGGAGAAAGAAATAAGCTAAATGAAGATCACGGTAGAAGACAGAGTTCAA GTTTGGCGAACGGAATGGACAACAGCCATCCTATCTGCAGTTCGGGAGAGAAACGAAGTCATCATTGGAGAAGTTACAAGTTGATTATTGACCCAGCGTTGAAAAAGGGTTCGCACAAAGTGTACCGCTACGATGGACATCAATTCAGCACGCCG AGCTTTGGAATGTCACCCGTGGACATCGTCCGAGATCCGAGAATCGGTCGTCTGTGGACTAAGTACAAGGAGACTGATCTCCCGGTTCCTAAATTTAAG ATCGACGAGTGTTACGTCGGCCGTGTTCCCCCGAAGGAGGTCACGTTCGCGAAACTCAATGACAACGTCAGAGAGGGATTCCTCACCGACATGTGCAAGAAGTTCGGCGACATCGAGGAGGTGGAAATATTGTACAATCCGAAGAACAAAAAACATCTCGGAATAGCTAAAGTTGTTTTCGAAACCGTCAAGGCGGCGAAAGATGCTGTCCAGAACTTGCACAACACGTCTGTCATGGGAAACATCATCCACGTGGAGCTGGACCCTAAAG GTGAAAATCGCCAGAGGTACTTCCAGCGTCTTATCAATGGAAGTTATACTCCGCTCACTCTTCCAGTCGGTGGCGAAGAGGCCTGTGATGTTTCTCCACGCAGCTTGGCTGAAGCCCTgatg GCTTGCGAGCCCTCCAGAAGACTGTTCGAAGGCGGTTCGTCTGTAGTCGCAGGCACAACACCGAGTGGCACCAACACACCCATGTCCCTGGATACAGCCTACTCCAGCCTAAGGCAGGATACGCCCCAGTCGCAAGGCACCCCGCACACCCCACGCCCATCAGGCACCCCGTTCTCTCAGGACTCCAGCTACTCCAGCAGGCAGGGCACGCCAGCGTTCCAAGCCAACCGTGCCGAATCATCAGGAGGCTACAAATCGAGGAGACATGAAACCAAATTCCAGGATGCCTACAACCGTAGACCAGAAAGGCGATATGTCCATGGACCCACGCAACGTGGTAACACAGAACAGCCGCCTAGTTTTAAGCAGCATCAACCACCTGAGCCGCCATCGCCTGCATTCACGCACACGCCGCCGCCACCTACCAGTgcaaattttaaaactgcttattcCCAATATCAACCCCCAATTCCCCAAGAGTACACAGTAGCCTCCTACCACCAGCCTGTTCAGCGGGAATTGGATTACAGAAGACCACCTCAAGCTCCGCCTCCCCCAAGCACTGACTTCCTGCCTGTCAGAGACAGACCCACAACTCCACCAATCCCTGAGCCTCCTCCTGCTCCAGAGACCCAACCAACGACACCTCCGTCTTCCACACCAGAGCCCTGTCCATCGCCTACCCAAGAGTCTGAGCGTAACAGCCTAGACTCCCGTATAGAAATGCTCCTGAAGCCCTTCCTGAATGAGCGCGGAGACTCGGATGCTGAGGTGCGGATGGATGGGAGCCCGATCTCCTCCTCGTCATCCCAGCTGTCCCCAATCCCACCCCAGCGACCCTCGCGGCCTTCAAGCACTGGTCTGGAGGACATCAGCCCAACTCCGCTGCCTGATTCAGAAGATGATGAACCGATCCGTGGTACTGCTTCACTGTTGGCAAACTCAAGGGGTATGTCACCCACCAACATGCACAGTAAAAGCTGTGTGGGAGAACCACGGACGGCCATTGACAAAATGGACACG ggTCATCAGTCTTCAGGTGAAGACATGGAGATATCTGACGATGAGATGCCTGGCACGCCGATCGCCAGCGGGGACTGTGACAAAAACATTGTGGTCAACTCAGCATTGTCTCTAATACAGACCATCCCCATGCCTCCACCAGGGTTTCCCCCGCTGCCCCATGCGGCTGGTTTCCCCCTACCGCCGCACCACCTTCCACACCATTCAACCGTTTCCCACTTGCCTAGCCATCACCCGATGCTCCACCCACTGCACTCTTATGGCATGATGCATTTTTTACCTGTAGATCTGCTTAGCTCTTTACCACAGTTGCTCCAGATGCCCTTTCAGATGCAGACTCAAATGCTGAGTCGCATGGCACAGAGCCAGCATCCGTACGCTTACCCGTACCCTGCTCCCAGTGCCAATCCTGCCGCCATGCCATTTGGGGGTCCGTATCCACCATTGTCAGTGGTTAGCGCTCCTGCAGACACGCTCCATGGGCAACCATGGCCACTACCCAGCATGCCCCAATTTAACCCCGCTGTTCCCCCACCTGGCTACGAGCCCCAGAAGGAAGACCCGCACAAAGCCACCATAGATGGAGTGCTGATGGCTATCGTCAAAGAGCTGAAGGCCATCATGAAGAAAGATCTCAACCGCAAGATGGTGGAAGTGGTGGCCTTCAGGAAGTTTGATGAGTGGTGGGACAAACAGGAGCTTTCGGCAAAG GCTACACTTACACCTGTGAAAACAGGTGAGGGCAAAGACGAGGAGAAAGAACGGGCCAAACCCAAAGAGACAATGTCCTCGCATTTACCCTGGAATAAGGGCGAGGGTCTGGGCTTTGAGGGAATGGGTCTCGGCATCGGCCTGCGTGGCATTCGATTACCGTCCTTTAAG GTTAAGAGGAAACAGCCCCCTGAACCGACATCCACCAGTGACAACAAAAGGGTCCGGCCATCCACACCTGTCGACGATGAGCTGGAGGATGAAG AGTCAGAAAGAATGGGTCGCACGGACGGATCCAGAGTGGATCCAGCTGGTTCTTCTTCTAAACGAAGACCAGCCAGGCCTCTGGAGCTGGACAGCGaaggtgaggaggaggaggaaacaTCTGGTAAAGAGGAGTCGTCACTTTCAGATCATGAAGAAGAGCCAGTGGACGATGCATCTGAAAGGTTGTCCTCTGGCAAG GATTTGGAGGAAGAGGATGAAAAGAAGAGCGAATCGCACTCCAGCGAGAGTGAATCGTCTGACTCATCAGATGATG AAGCTTCCAGCTCATCGTCCTCCAAATCTGGTTCTGATTCCTCAGGGAGCGAGAGCTCATCTGACTATGAATCAAGttcagaggaggaagaggaagaggaggaagaagaagagcgAATAGTGGGAATGGATGATGAAGAGGATGTGGATGCACGAACCTCAACGTCTTCATCAACTACTTCTACTTCATCCTCTGATGAAGAGGAGGTTGTTGAGGTAAAAGCCCCCAGTACCCCCACAGGACCACCCCCAGAAGAGGAACCCAATGAGCTAGGCAGACTGGAGGCTGTAGATGAAGCAGAGATCGATCACAAACCTAGTATGGTGAGCTTAATCAAGACAAAAGTTGAGGAGGTGCGACCCCCTTCACCCAAAGGATTGCCAG CTGACGAACTAGACGTTGATCTGGAGGTGAAAATTCCAGTGCCCAAAACTGAAGCCAGTCTGGAGGAAGTTGGTAACTTGCGTCCACCAACCCCAACAGGTTCGTTTGCAGATAGTGATCAGGACACCCGACCAAAGATCCCCACAGAAGACTTCCCTAGAACCCCTGGTCATGAAGGCCCAGTTCCCCTAGAATCAGAGACCACAGTCCCTCGATCTCTTCCTACACCCTCCATGCACCTTCCACTTCCTCCAAGTCACGTTCCTGATCCACAATCCCTTCTTCCACCCCCTGAAACTTTGCCGGATATGCCTGTGCGTGGGCGCTTGCCTACAGAAGAGGACATCCCGCGAACACCCGGTAGAGACCTCATGGATAGAGCTCGAGGTTTGGGCAAGTTGCAGAGCACTGATACGGTTCCTGTCACACCAGGTAGTGACACTCCTCTAACAG ATGATACTCCGTCAAAGAAGAAACTGGTACGCTCTAAGAATAAAAAAGGGATTCAAGATTCTGAAGAGCCTCAAGTTACTTTAATAGAGGCCTCTTCACTTCCAGAGCTCCCAGTCAATAACCAATACCCAGACCTTCCTTCAGAATCCATCAAAGAAGAAGATGGTGAACCCGCATTCTCTGAGAAAGAAGAAAGCCAAGTGCCGACGATCATACCCAAGGTTGAGGAGACGTCTTTTTATGTTGAGGAACCAATTCAGAAGACGCGGCGACAGAGACGGGGCTGGCAGGAGTTGTTGTTGTCTATGCACTCGCCTGTCGCTTCACCACGCCGTCCCAGCTTCATGCCCCGCTCTGACTTTGAGGAGATGACCATATTGTATGACATCTGGAATGATGGCATTGACGAAGAGGACATCCGATACCTTAAGATCACCTACGACAAAATGCTTCAGCAAGATAATGCCCATGACTGGCTCAACGACACCCTCTGGGTCCACCATCCTC CTACCAACATGGGCAGTGCAACAGGGGTGAAGAAGAAGCGGAAAGAAGATGGTATACGTGATCATGTCACGGGCTGCGCCCGCAGCGAGGGTTACTACAAAATCGACAAGAAAGACAAAATGAAATACCTGAACAGCTCACGCTTGCAGTCTGAAGAGCCGGATGTGGACACTCAG GGAAAGAGTATACCAGCGCAGCCCCAAGTGTCCACCAGAGCAGGTTCAGAGCGGCGGTCCGAACAGCGGCGCTTGCTGTCGTCCTTCAGCTGTGACAGTGATCTCCTCAAGTTCAACCAGCTCAAG TTTCGTAAGAAGAAGATCCGCTTCTGTAGAAGTCACATTCATGACTGGGGATTGTTTGCCATGGAGCCTATTGCTGCTGATGAGATGGTTATTGAATACGTTGGCCAGAATATCCGACAG GTTATTGCAGACATGCGAGAGAAGCGCTATGAGGACGAAGGCATCGGTAGCAGCTACATGTTTCGTGTGGATCATGACACCATTATAGACGCAACCAAATGTGGCAACTTCGCTCGATTCATCAATCACAGTTGCAAT CCAAACTGTTATGCCAAGGTCATCACTGTGGAGTCGCAGAAAAAGATCGTCATATACTCCCGGCAGCCAATCAATGTTAACGAGGAGATCACCTACGACTACAAGTTCCCCATCGAGGACGAGAAGATACCGTGCCTGTGTGGTGCCGAGAACTGCAGGGGAACGTTGAACTAA